A window of the Nycticebus coucang isolate mNycCou1 chromosome 3, mNycCou1.pri, whole genome shotgun sequence genome harbors these coding sequences:
- the LOC128581929 gene encoding protein HP-25 homolog 2-like isoform X1, with amino-acid sequence MRREGERGLAVGIIDVWILSLTVVTAVADASSAEVSRPCDSHGPPGAQGPPGLPGANGPRGPPGYPGLTGPRGTPGDIENCPSPLKSAFAVKLRDAFPAPSQPIVFKEVLHNHQSHFNLTVGVFTCAHPGVYHFGFDIELFQQAVKLGLMKNGIQVLEKEAGAEDTYRHVSGTVILQLTAGDRVWLESKLGTEENEKGLIQSVFFGYLLYGNYTG; translated from the exons ATGTCTGGATTTTATCTCTGACCGTTGTAACAGCTGTGGCTGATGCCAGCTCTGCAGAAGTGTCAAGGCCCTGTGATTCTCATGGACCCCCAGGAGCGCAAGGGCCCCCAGGTCTTCCAGGGGCCAATGGTCCCAGAG GACCTCCAGGCTATCCAGGACTAACAGGGCCACGTGGGACTCCAGGAGATATTGAAAATTGTCCTTCCCCACTCAAATCAGCCTTTGCAGTGAAGCTGAGGGACGCCTTTCCAGCCCCTTCCCAGCCCATTGTCTTCAAGGAAGTTCTGCATAACCATCAGAGCCACTTCAATCTTACCGTGGGGGTGTTTACCTGCGCCCACCCTGGTGTATACCACTTCGGCTTTGATATTGAGCTATTCCAGCAGGCTGTAAAGTTAGGGCTAATGAAGAATGGCATTCAGGTCCTCGAGAAGGAAGCTGGGGCTGAAGACACGTACAGGCACGTTTCTGGAACTGTCATCTTGCAGCTGACGGCAGGAGACAGGGTTTGGCTGGAATCCAAGCTAGGCACAGAAGAGAATGAGAAAGGATTGATTCAAAGTGTGTTCTTTGGGTATTTGCTGTATGGAAACTATACTGGCTGA